One window of Nymphaea colorata isolate Beijing-Zhang1983 chromosome 11, ASM883128v2, whole genome shotgun sequence genomic DNA carries:
- the LOC116264689 gene encoding B3 domain-containing protein Os01g0723500-like: protein MRNNCSGKARATRRRNIGVQCCFPGAAKKKQCGCSWKKPQFFKVLIEDFRESLQIPPAFLKHLRVGESGAAIVKDHAGRSWDIKLLRMGDHIIFEEGWMKFVEENGLDTSDFLVFRYDGELHFTVTIFNRSCVEKSPATPTVDVIAAEDHLQSVDVDMEEKCTTTPTADVIADEDHLQSADVDMEKKCTRTKAWDAASSLKTTNPTFKKMVAESDSYRMRIPADAPNGSVPKKTCEVKLEDPDGRQWPVKILIWISSNKAHSLPRMERSLSSGWHNFFEAHCLKKRDVCVFEFVARKKLFNVHIFRDGT from the exons ATGAGAAACAATTGCTCGGGAAAGGCGAGGGCTACACGCCGCCGAAATATCGGAGTTCAATGCTGTTTTCCAGGGGCTGCTAAGAAGAAGCAGTGCGGATGTTCATGGAAGAAGCCACAATTCTTCAAAGTCTTGATTGAAGATTTTCGCGAGAGCTTG CAAATTCCACCTGCATTTTTGAAGCATCTGAGAGTTGGTGAATCTGGAGCAGCCATTGTCAAAGACCACGCTGGTAGATCTTGGGATATAAAATTGTTGAGGATGGGTGACCATATAATATTCGAGGAGGGATGGATGAAATTTGTTGAGGAGAATGGCTTAGACACAAGTGACTTTTTGGTTTTCCGATATGATGGAGAGTTGCATTTTACAGTCACCATCTTCAACAGAAGCTGTGTGGAGAAGTCTCCTGCAACTCCCACTGTGGATGTGATTGCTGCTGAAGACCATTTGCAGTCCGTTGATGTCGACATGGAAGAAAAATGCACAACAACTCCCACTGCGGATGTGATTGCTGATGAAGACCATTTGCAATCTGCTGACGtggacatggaaaaaaaatgcacaagaaCGAAAGCGTGGGATGCTGCATCTTCACTAAAGACTACTAATCCGACATTCAAGAAGATGGTGGCAGAAAGCGACTCATATCGTATG cGTATTCCAGCTGACGCTCCAAATGGAAGTGTGCCAAAGAAGACTTGTGAGGTGAAGCTTGAGGATCCTGATGGTAGGCAATGGCCCGTTAAAATCCTGATATGGATCAGCTCCAATAAAGCTCATTCCTTGCCTCGTATGGAAAGATCACTGAGTTCTGGGTGGCACAACTTCTTTGAAGCACATTGCCTGAAGAAACGAGATGTCTGTGTTTTTGAATTTGTAGCACGAAAGAAGCTATTCAATGTCCATATTTTTCGGGACGGAACATAA
- the LOC116263992 gene encoding B3 domain-containing protein Os01g0723500-like, translated as MKNNCSGKARSLNIGVQCCLPETAEENECDGSSWKKPQFFKVLFENFRESLKIPPAFLKHLRVGESGAAIVKDHAGRTWDVKLLRMGDRIVFEEGWKKFVEENGLDTNDFLVFRYDGELHFTVTIFDKSCVEKSPATPTADVIADEDHLQSVDVDMEEKCTRTKAWDAASSLMTTNPTFKKMVAESDSYRMRIPADAPNGSVPKKTCEVKLEDPDGRQWPVKILIWISSNKAHSLPRMERSLSSGWHNFFEANCLKKRDVCVFEFVARKKLFNVHIFRDGT; from the exons ATGAAAAACAATTGTTCGGGAAAAGCGAGAAGCCTAAATATTGGAGTTCAATGTTGTCTTCCAGAGACTGCTGAGGAGAACGAGTGCGACGGATCTTCATGGAAGAAGCCACAATTCTTCAAAGtgttgtttgaaaattttcgcGAGAGCTTG AAAATTCCACCTGCATTTTTGAAGCATCTGAGAGTTGGTGAATCTGGAGCAGCCATTGTCAAAGACCATGCTGGTAGAACTTGGGATGTTAAATTGTTGAGGATGGGTGACCGTATAGTATTCGAGGAGGGATGGAAGAAATTTGTTGAGGAGAATGGCTTAGACACAAATGACTTTTTGGTTTTCCGATATGATGGAGAGTTGCATTTTACAGTCACCATCTTCGACAAAAGCTGTGTTGAGAAGTCTCCTGCAACTCCCACTGCGGATGTGATTGCTGATGAAGACCATTTGCAGTCTGTTGATGTGGACATGGAAGAAAAATGCACAAGAACGAAAGCATGGGATGCTGCATCTTCACTAATGACTACTAATCCGACATTCAAGAAGATGGTGGCAGAAAGCGACTCATATCGTATG CGTATTCCAGCTGACGCTCCAAATGGAAGTGTGCCAAAGAAGACTTGTGAGGTGAAGCTTGAGGATCCTGATGGTAGGCAATGGCCCGTTAAAATCCTGATATGGATCAGCTCCAATAAAGCTCATTCCTTGCCTCGTATGGAAAGATCATTGAGTTCTGGGTGGCACAATTTCTTTGAAGCAAATTGCCTGAAGAAACGAGATGTCTGTGTTTTTGAATTTGTAGCACGAAAGAAGCTATTCAATGTCCATATTTTTCGGGACGGAACATAA